The Iamia majanohamensis genome window below encodes:
- a CDS encoding D-alanyl-D-alanine carboxypeptidase family protein translates to MRTRKAPLITTVLSAFLVVLLLPHLASGTEAEEERERVREERAAAATNVDALRGDKAEVEAALQALNERLAGEEAALDNAEREKAEADEAQLRAQEGIDEAEARLGELEQRLREQMVEAYTDGENSSVGVLDASSATDLVKRRAILEGQAADDDDLTDQVRAAEAELEAQRRAATEAGERAADKAAEVQERIESVEAARAEQQGFAADVQTRIDGELARAIELGQRDRELSAQIVREQAELQARLALQRYREQKAAEEAAAAAAAAEAEEAAAQEAPAPAPAPAPSYGDGGSEPAPVAAPGGVTPAGSGGGVSLCNAGGITVNCQIAEQVRSLLAAAAADGLQLSGGGYRDPSNQIALREQNCGSSYYAIYEMSSSSCSPPTARPGSSNHEVGLAIDFSNCQSRGSACYQWLNANASRFGLYNLPSEPWHWSNDGT, encoded by the coding sequence GTGCGCACCCGCAAGGCACCGCTCATCACGACCGTCCTGTCCGCGTTCCTCGTCGTCCTCCTGCTGCCCCACCTGGCGAGCGGCACCGAGGCCGAGGAGGAGCGCGAGCGCGTCCGCGAGGAGCGGGCCGCGGCCGCCACCAACGTCGACGCCCTGCGGGGCGACAAGGCCGAGGTCGAGGCCGCGCTGCAGGCGCTCAACGAGCGCCTCGCCGGCGAGGAGGCCGCCCTCGACAACGCCGAGCGGGAGAAGGCCGAGGCCGACGAGGCCCAGCTGCGGGCCCAGGAGGGCATCGACGAGGCCGAGGCCCGCCTCGGCGAGCTCGAGCAGCGCCTGCGGGAGCAGATGGTCGAGGCCTACACCGACGGCGAGAACAGCTCGGTCGGCGTGCTCGACGCCTCCTCGGCCACCGACCTGGTGAAGCGCCGGGCCATCCTCGAGGGCCAGGCCGCCGACGACGACGACCTCACCGACCAGGTCCGGGCGGCCGAGGCCGAGCTCGAGGCCCAGCGCCGGGCCGCCACCGAGGCCGGCGAGCGCGCCGCCGACAAGGCGGCCGAGGTGCAGGAGCGCATCGAGTCCGTCGAGGCCGCCCGCGCCGAGCAGCAGGGCTTCGCCGCCGACGTCCAGACCCGCATCGACGGCGAGCTGGCCCGGGCCATCGAGCTGGGCCAGCGCGACCGCGAGCTGTCGGCCCAGATCGTCCGGGAGCAGGCCGAGCTCCAGGCCCGCCTCGCCCTCCAGCGCTACCGCGAGCAGAAGGCCGCCGAGGAGGCCGCGGCGGCCGCCGCTGCCGCCGAGGCGGAGGAGGCCGCAGCCCAGGAGGCCCCGGCTCCGGCCCCCGCACCCGCCCCCTCCTACGGCGACGGCGGCAGCGAGCCCGCCCCCGTGGCGGCCCCCGGCGGGGTCACCCCGGCCGGCAGCGGCGGCGGCGTGAGCCTCTGCAACGCCGGCGGCATCACCGTGAACTGCCAGATCGCCGAGCAGGTCCGCAGCCTCCTCGCCGCGGCGGCGGCCGACGGGCTCCAGCTCTCCGGCGGCGGCTACCGCGACCCGTCGAACCAGATCGCCCTCCGCGAGCAGAACTGCGGCAGCAGCTACTACGCCATCTACGAGATGTCGTCGTCGTCCTGCTCGCCGCCCACGGCCCGCCCCGGCTCCTCGAACCACGAGGTCGGCCTGGCCATCGACTTCAGCAACTGCCAGTCCCGCGGCAGCGCCTGCTACCAGTGGCTCAACGCCAACGCCTCCCGGTTCGGGCTGTACAACCTGCCCTCCGAGCCGTGGCACTGGAGCAACGACGGGACCTGA
- a CDS encoding metal ABC transporter ATP-binding protein: MSGAPPALRATDLTLAYGPHPALGAATFSVARGSLAALIGPNGSGKSSVLRAAAGLLAPASGTLEVPARARRGGVALVLQTTEVDAALPLTVREAVTMARYPHRGVVGRMRAADREAVATALARMGVDDLAGRQLHELSGGQRQRVLVAQGLAQEADLLLLDEPVTGLDVVSRRLIDRAVDEERAAGRTVVVSTHDLADAHRADQVLLLANRVVASGPPAEVLVDAPLREAYGGRIVPLGDELVLLDDPHHDHGAGHGHADDAHDHHPDPRPT; encoded by the coding sequence GTGAGCGGCGCCCCGCCCGCCCTGCGGGCCACCGACCTCACCCTCGCCTACGGCCCCCACCCCGCCCTCGGGGCGGCCACCTTCTCGGTGGCCCGCGGCTCGCTCGCCGCGCTCATCGGGCCCAACGGCTCGGGCAAGTCGTCGGTCCTGCGCGCCGCGGCCGGCCTCCTCGCCCCCGCCTCCGGCACCCTCGAGGTCCCGGCCCGGGCCCGCCGGGGCGGGGTCGCCCTCGTGCTGCAGACCACCGAGGTCGACGCTGCCCTCCCCCTCACCGTGCGCGAGGCGGTCACCATGGCCCGCTACCCCCACCGCGGCGTCGTCGGCCGCATGCGCGCCGCCGACCGGGAGGCGGTGGCGACGGCCCTCGCCCGCATGGGCGTGGACGACCTGGCCGGCCGCCAGCTCCACGAGCTCTCGGGCGGACAGCGCCAGCGGGTGCTGGTGGCCCAGGGCCTGGCCCAGGAGGCCGACCTGCTGCTGCTCGACGAGCCCGTCACCGGCCTCGACGTCGTCTCCCGCCGGCTGATCGACCGGGCCGTCGACGAGGAGCGGGCCGCGGGGCGCACCGTGGTCGTCTCCACCCACGACCTGGCCGACGCCCACCGGGCCGACCAGGTGCTGCTGCTCGCCAACCGGGTCGTGGCCTCGGGCCCGCCGGCCGAGGTCCTCGTCGACGCGCCCCTCCGGGAGGCCTACGGCGGCAGGATCGTGCCCCTCGGGGACGAACTGGTCCTCCTCGACGACCCCCACCACGACCACGGCGCCGGCCACGGCCACGCCGACGACGCCCACGACCACCACCCCGACCCACGACCGACCTGA
- the aztB gene encoding zinc ABC transporter permease AztB → MVPSACLPALLGTAGTGWLTEAFAPSFMQRALVAGLVASVAAAVVGTWIVLRGLTFLGDALAHGVIPGLALAVLWGFSPILGALLSALVMSGAVTLVGRRARVREDVGIGLLFVGMLALGVVIISRSQSFSTDVTALLFGDILGVTAADIRGQVVAAVLVVGASLVLHRPFLALAFNQDKARTLGMRPALAHTALLVLVAVAIVASFDAIGTLLVFGLLIGPPATATLLVRRVPLVMTVAVALGASAVVVGLLISYHQGTAGGATIAGVAVLEFLVVLAAQETRRAVREARTRRGNPSGGPNRPHPGAEPAPERPVTPIDP, encoded by the coding sequence ATGGTCCCCTCGGCCTGCCTGCCCGCCCTGCTCGGCACCGCCGGCACCGGCTGGCTCACCGAGGCCTTCGCGCCGTCGTTCATGCAGCGGGCCCTCGTCGCCGGGCTGGTGGCGAGCGTGGCCGCGGCCGTGGTCGGCACGTGGATCGTGCTGCGGGGGCTCACCTTCCTCGGCGACGCGCTGGCCCACGGGGTGATCCCGGGGCTGGCCCTGGCCGTCCTGTGGGGCTTCAGCCCCATCCTCGGGGCCCTGCTGAGCGCCCTGGTGATGAGCGGCGCCGTGACCCTCGTGGGGCGACGGGCCCGGGTGCGCGAGGACGTCGGCATCGGGCTGCTGTTCGTCGGGATGCTGGCCCTCGGCGTGGTCATCATCTCCCGCTCGCAGTCGTTCTCGACCGACGTCACCGCCCTGCTCTTCGGCGACATCCTCGGGGTGACCGCGGCCGACATCCGGGGCCAGGTGGTGGCCGCCGTCCTGGTCGTCGGCGCCTCGCTGGTGCTGCACCGGCCCTTCCTCGCCCTGGCCTTCAACCAGGACAAGGCGCGGACCCTCGGCATGCGCCCGGCCCTGGCCCACACCGCCCTCCTCGTGCTGGTGGCGGTGGCCATCGTCGCCTCCTTCGACGCCATCGGGACGCTGCTCGTCTTCGGCCTGCTCATCGGCCCGCCGGCCACGGCGACCCTCCTCGTGCGCCGGGTGCCGCTGGTGATGACCGTCGCCGTCGCCCTGGGCGCCTCGGCCGTGGTCGTCGGCCTGCTGATCAGCTACCACCAGGGGACCGCCGGCGGGGCGACCATCGCCGGCGTGGCCGTCCTCGAGTTCCTCGTCGTCCTCGCCGCCCAGGAGACCCGCCGGGCGGTGCGCGAGGCGCGCACCCGGCGAGGAAATCCCTCCGGCGGACCAAACCGCCCCCACCCAGGGGCCGAACCAGCGCCCGAGAGACCGGTCACTCCGATCGACCCTTAG
- a CDS encoding MerR family transcriptional regulator has translation MLSIGEFSQLTHLSVRTLRRYHDSGLLEPARVDPSSGYRYYAVDQIATAQVIGRLRELEVPVADVRRILHSPDPAQRAELVADHLVRLESQLDRTRAAVASLQRLLRPPTSELEVELRHTPALVVAAVEDDVERDDVLDWYAGAMAELDAVVPPGSGSPGGLYDGALFEDGRGHLLVYRPTPDPPHVGRVHPVTLPAVELALTTHVGEHHDIDVTYGELGTWVVDNALAVDGPVRETYLVGPRDTPDPTGWRTEIGWPVFRVGPG, from the coding sequence GTGCTCTCGATCGGCGAGTTCTCCCAGCTCACCCACCTGAGCGTCCGCACGCTGCGCCGCTACCACGACTCCGGGCTGCTCGAGCCGGCGAGGGTCGACCCGTCGAGCGGCTACCGCTACTACGCCGTCGACCAGATCGCCACGGCGCAGGTCATCGGCCGACTGCGCGAGCTCGAGGTCCCCGTCGCCGACGTCCGCCGCATCCTGCACTCCCCCGACCCCGCCCAGCGGGCCGAGCTCGTCGCCGACCACCTGGTGCGGCTCGAGTCGCAGCTGGACCGGACCCGGGCCGCAGTGGCCTCGCTGCAGCGCCTGCTCCGCCCCCCGACGTCGGAGCTGGAGGTGGAGCTGCGCCACACCCCCGCCCTCGTGGTCGCCGCGGTCGAGGACGACGTGGAAAGAGACGACGTCCTCGACTGGTACGCCGGCGCCATGGCCGAGCTGGACGCCGTCGTCCCACCCGGCTCCGGCAGTCCGGGAGGGCTGTACGACGGTGCGCTCTTCGAGGACGGCCGCGGCCACCTGCTCGTGTACCGGCCGACGCCCGATCCGCCCCACGTCGGCCGGGTCCACCCGGTGACGCTGCCCGCCGTCGAGCTGGCCCTCACCACCCACGTCGGTGAGCACCACGACATCGACGTCACCTACGGCGAGCTGGGCACGTGGGTGGTCGACAACGCCCTCGCCGTCGACGGTCCCGTGCGCGAGACCTACCTCGTCGGGCCCCGCGACACCCCCGACCCCACGGGCTGGCGCACCGAGATCGGCTGGCCCGTCTTCCGGGTGGGCCCCGGCTGA
- a CDS encoding nuclear transport factor 2 family protein gives MTSPTSTEPGDLPAAIRSYLAAHAERDTDTALRSFAADAVVVDDGRTFRGIDGVRDFLRSAGAEFRYTTTLIGCERLDDGAWIVRNRLEGDFPGGVADLAYGFTTDADRITELVIAP, from the coding sequence ATGACCTCACCGACCAGCACCGAGCCCGGCGACCTCCCGGCCGCGATCCGCAGCTACCTCGCCGCCCACGCCGAGCGCGACACCGACACCGCCCTCCGGTCCTTCGCCGCCGACGCGGTGGTGGTCGACGATGGTCGGACCTTCCGCGGCATCGACGGGGTGCGCGACTTCCTGCGCAGCGCCGGGGCGGAGTTCCGCTACACCACCACGCTCATCGGCTGCGAGCGCCTCGACGACGGTGCGTGGATCGTGCGGAACCGCCTCGAGGGCGACTTCCCCGGCGGCGTGGCCGACCTGGCCTACGGCTTCACCACCGACGCGGACCGCATCACCGAGCTGGTCATCGCGCCCTGA
- a CDS encoding ArsR/SmtB family transcription factor codes for MQAAVFGALGEPSRLQIVELLRRGPHGVGEIAEALGLRQPQVSKHLKVLDRLGIVDVEARARRRIYHLRAEPFDEIAHWVDSFEHLWEVRLDALGEHLRTHATDTTREDDQ; via the coding sequence GTGCAGGCAGCGGTGTTCGGCGCTCTCGGGGAACCGAGTCGACTGCAGATCGTCGAGCTGCTGCGGCGAGGGCCCCACGGCGTGGGCGAGATCGCCGAGGCGCTCGGGCTCCGCCAGCCCCAGGTGTCCAAGCACCTGAAGGTGCTGGACCGCCTGGGCATCGTCGACGTCGAGGCCCGCGCCCGCCGGCGGATCTACCACCTGCGGGCCGAGCCCTTCGACGAGATCGCCCACTGGGTCGACTCCTTCGAGCACCTCTGGGAGGTGCGCCTCGACGCCCTGGGCGAGCACCTGCGCACGCACGCGACCGACACCACGAGAGAGGACGACCAGTGA
- a CDS encoding SRPBCC family protein, whose protein sequence is MIQLLRRKKELSFERRYPASIEAVWRAWTGAEQLRSWWGPEKTTIPECEVDLRVGGRIRIVTEATEAMGKYQGTRWPMEGTFTLVEAPHRLSYDASSWTEGEQDTSTIRHTNDLELTETADGTLLTLRISITEIGPKAKMAAFGMKWGYKAQLDTLEQHLAAAGDGEVG, encoded by the coding sequence GTGATCCAGCTGCTGCGGAGGAAGAAGGAGCTGAGCTTCGAGCGCCGGTACCCGGCGTCGATCGAGGCGGTGTGGCGGGCGTGGACCGGCGCCGAGCAGCTGCGGTCGTGGTGGGGCCCGGAGAAGACCACCATCCCCGAGTGCGAGGTCGACCTGCGGGTCGGCGGGCGCATCCGCATCGTCACCGAGGCCACCGAGGCGATGGGGAAGTACCAGGGCACCCGGTGGCCGATGGAGGGCACCTTCACCCTCGTCGAGGCACCGCACCGCCTGAGCTACGACGCCAGCTCGTGGACCGAGGGCGAGCAGGACACCAGCACCATCCGCCACACCAACGACCTCGAGCTCACCGAGACCGCCGACGGCACGCTGCTCACGCTGCGCATCTCGATCACCGAGATCGGGCCCAAGGCCAAGATGGCCGCCTTCGGCATGAAGTGGGGCTACAAGGCCCAGCTCGACACCCTCGAGCAGCACCTGGCGGCCGCGGGCGACGGGGAGGTGGGCTGA
- a CDS encoding DUF1801 domain-containing protein: protein MAGDGEVTLLAGGNPQIPKGDGPEPVEAFIAAMPGWKHDVGRALDELVVELVPEVRKAVRWNSPFYGVEGMGWFASHHCFTHYVKVTFFDGAALDPPPPEASKDPHARYVHIREGDDVDTPEMRGWIRQAAARPGWDGF, encoded by the coding sequence ATGGCCGGCGACGGGGAGGTGACGCTGCTCGCGGGTGGCAACCCCCAGATCCCCAAGGGCGACGGCCCCGAGCCGGTCGAGGCCTTCATCGCGGCCATGCCCGGCTGGAAGCACGACGTCGGCCGGGCCCTCGACGAGCTCGTCGTCGAGCTGGTGCCCGAGGTGCGCAAGGCGGTGCGGTGGAACTCGCCCTTCTACGGCGTCGAGGGCATGGGCTGGTTCGCGAGCCACCACTGCTTCACCCACTACGTGAAGGTCACGTTCTTCGACGGGGCTGCGCTCGACCCGCCCCCGCCCGAGGCGTCGAAGGACCCCCACGCCCGCTACGTCCACATCCGCGAGGGCGACGACGTCGACACCCCGGAGATGCGGGGGTGGATCCGCCAGGCCGCAGCCCGCCCGGGCTGGGACGGCTTCTAG
- a CDS encoding DUF421 domain-containing protein, with protein sequence METWFGAAWTTIGFVAGGTLAIYASTVVAVRLAGRRTVAQMSAYDAVVTIALGSVLATTAVSKDVSYAVGATAIVTLLVLQVGLAFVRRRFPRLRRLLEFAPEVVVEDGEVHLPTGPSTSQMTLDELRSQLRKQGVVDESSPALVLLEPDGRISVLSDADPAAALGRH encoded by the coding sequence GTGGAGACGTGGTTCGGCGCAGCGTGGACGACGATCGGCTTCGTGGCCGGGGGCACCCTGGCGATCTACGCCTCGACCGTCGTGGCCGTGCGGCTCGCCGGGCGACGGACGGTGGCCCAGATGTCGGCCTACGACGCGGTGGTCACCATCGCCCTGGGCAGCGTCCTCGCCACCACCGCAGTGAGCAAGGACGTGAGCTACGCGGTCGGGGCCACCGCCATCGTCACCCTCCTGGTGCTGCAGGTCGGCCTGGCCTTCGTGCGGCGGCGGTTCCCCCGCCTCCGGCGCCTGCTGGAGTTCGCCCCCGAGGTGGTGGTGGAGGACGGCGAGGTCCACCTGCCGACCGGGCCGTCCACCTCGCAGATGACCCTCGACGAGCTCCGCTCCCAGCTGCGCAAGCAGGGCGTGGTGGACGAGTCGTCCCCGGCGCTGGTGCTCCTCGAGCCGGACGGGCGCATCTCGGTGCTCTCCGACGCCGACCCCGCCGCTGCGCTCGGTCGCCACTGA
- a CDS encoding HNH endonuclease signature motif containing protein, translated as MPADASAPPLGLGAAACADLSEEALRTHVLELHRLRAQVEGALVAATGAFDARTAWAADGARSAAGWLAARVDLGRGRAQAEVTLGRTLRATPLVEAASLAGDLGRVKVDLLLAVRTPEVEEVFAEQEQFLVDTVAGLTVRDAAAFLRHWQVRAREAVGWTDPDERPDPPEAPRAAVDLSPTFEGRWVLDGEMDAEHGALASGVLAAEVDEMFRLGVFSADDGLTARQRRGLALVEVLVRNGRAGTKQGAPRPSLEISADARTAAGLVPVDADDAASRVCEIRDVGPISMAALGRYLCTARIHGLVFGADGEPLHLGRDVELANRAQRRALRFQSRGCAFPGCSAPASWCEAHHIVWRDDDGPTDLPNLVLLCRFHHHRVHDDGYRMARLTDGTLEVLRPDGTPLTPSRRRRPSHQRDPVVERIRGRVDQLIADRAA; from the coding sequence ATGCCCGCCGACGCCAGCGCCCCACCCCTGGGCCTGGGCGCGGCGGCGTGTGCGGACCTCTCCGAGGAGGCCCTGCGCACCCACGTGCTGGAGCTGCACCGGCTCCGGGCCCAGGTCGAGGGGGCGCTGGTCGCCGCCACCGGGGCGTTCGACGCCCGCACCGCGTGGGCCGCCGACGGGGCCCGCTCGGCGGCCGGGTGGCTGGCCGCCCGCGTCGACCTGGGTCGGGGCCGGGCCCAGGCCGAGGTCACCCTGGGCCGCACCCTGCGGGCCACCCCGCTCGTCGAGGCCGCGTCCCTCGCCGGCGACCTGGGCCGGGTGAAGGTCGACCTGCTCCTCGCCGTGCGCACCCCCGAGGTGGAGGAGGTGTTCGCCGAGCAGGAGCAGTTCCTCGTCGACACCGTGGCCGGGCTGACCGTGCGCGACGCCGCCGCCTTCCTGCGGCACTGGCAGGTCCGGGCCCGGGAGGCCGTGGGCTGGACCGACCCGGACGAGCGCCCCGACCCGCCGGAGGCGCCGCGCGCCGCGGTCGACCTGTCCCCGACCTTCGAGGGTCGCTGGGTGCTCGACGGCGAGATGGACGCCGAGCACGGCGCCCTCGCCTCCGGCGTGCTGGCGGCCGAGGTCGACGAGATGTTCCGGCTGGGCGTGTTCTCCGCCGACGACGGGCTGACGGCCCGGCAGCGGCGCGGCCTCGCCCTGGTCGAGGTGCTGGTGCGCAACGGTCGGGCCGGGACCAAGCAGGGCGCGCCCCGCCCGTCGCTCGAGATCAGCGCCGACGCCCGCACCGCTGCCGGGCTGGTGCCCGTCGACGCCGACGACGCCGCCTCCCGCGTGTGCGAGATCCGCGACGTCGGGCCCATCTCCATGGCCGCCCTGGGCCGCTACCTGTGCACCGCCCGCATCCACGGCCTCGTCTTCGGCGCCGACGGCGAGCCGCTCCACCTCGGCCGCGACGTCGAGCTGGCCAACCGGGCCCAGCGACGGGCCCTGCGCTTCCAGAGCCGGGGATGCGCGTTCCCCGGCTGCTCCGCCCCCGCCTCCTGGTGCGAGGCCCACCACATCGTCTGGCGCGACGACGACGGCCCGACGGACCTGCCCAACCTGGTGCTGCTGTGTCGGTTCCACCACCACCGGGTCCACGACGACGGCTACCGGATGGCCCGGCTGACCGACGGCACGCTCGAGGTGCTGCGGCCCGACGGGACGCCCCTCACCCCGAGCCGCCGTCGACGACCGTCGCATCAGCGCGACCCCGTCGTCGAGCGGATCCGAGGACGGGTCGACCAGCTGATCGCCGACCGGGCCGCCTGA
- a CDS encoding cation:proton antiporter regulatory subunit — MAEVTEVQLPGVGVRLELETRAGSRLGVIAHRTGRRELVVYSADDPDRCVAQVQLDTDESRTVAEMLGAAQVSEIHAAVQQQVEGLSIEWMPVEPASPFVGRTIAEGEFRTRTGASIVAVVHGDSTTPAPGPEHRFVGGETVVAVGTAEGLVALAELLHG; from the coding sequence GTGGCCGAGGTGACCGAGGTCCAGCTGCCGGGCGTCGGGGTGCGCCTCGAGCTGGAGACGAGGGCCGGGTCCCGGCTCGGGGTGATCGCCCACCGCACCGGGCGCCGGGAGCTGGTGGTCTACAGCGCCGATGACCCCGACCGCTGCGTGGCCCAGGTGCAGCTCGACACCGACGAGTCCCGGACGGTGGCCGAGATGCTCGGCGCGGCGCAGGTGAGCGAGATCCACGCTGCTGTCCAGCAGCAGGTCGAGGGCCTCTCGATCGAGTGGATGCCGGTCGAGCCGGCCTCGCCGTTCGTGGGCCGCACCATCGCCGAGGGCGAGTTCCGGACGCGCACCGGTGCGTCCATCGTCGCCGTGGTCCACGGCGACAGCACCACACCGGCCCCCGGCCCGGAGCACCGCTTCGTCGGGGGCGAGACCGTCGTGGCGGTCGGCACCGCCGAGGGCCTGGTGGCCCTGGCCGAGCTCCTCCACGGGTGA
- a CDS encoding cation:proton antiporter, with amino-acid sequence MTPVLGAAGGEAATAFVEIGVVLLVLAVLARLADRWRITAIPLFLLAGLAVGDGGLAPLDVSEDFISLAGEIGVLLLLLTLGLEYTPAELRSGLRRGAVPGVLDAALGFTPGLVAGLLLGWDVRTAVLLGGVCWISSSGVIAKVLSDLGRLGNRETPSVLNLLVLEDLAMAVYLPIVGALLTGRDAAATIVTVGVALAAVGVILLVSMRWGDRLSQLLAPASDESLLLSVFGLTLLVGGVAQRLEVSAAIGAFLVGLAVSDPVRDRAEVVIAPLRDLFAALFFLFFSFQVDLGDLWGSLLPALALLVVTGAGKVVTGWVAARRDGVAVPGRVRAGTVLIARGEFSIVIAALGASAAFGSELATLAAAYVLLTALAGPLLTRSADGIAARLRNAGVGAPAPSPPAPAAGADP; translated from the coding sequence GTGACCCCCGTGCTCGGGGCGGCGGGCGGGGAGGCCGCCACCGCCTTCGTCGAGATCGGCGTGGTGCTGCTGGTCCTGGCCGTCCTGGCCCGGCTGGCCGACCGCTGGCGCATCACCGCCATCCCGCTGTTCCTGCTGGCCGGGCTGGCCGTGGGCGACGGGGGGCTGGCGCCGCTCGACGTGAGCGAGGACTTCATCTCCCTCGCCGGCGAGATCGGCGTGCTCCTCCTGCTGCTCACCCTGGGCCTCGAGTACACGCCGGCGGAGCTGCGCTCGGGGCTGCGGCGGGGGGCGGTGCCGGGGGTCCTCGACGCCGCCCTCGGGTTCACCCCCGGGCTGGTGGCCGGCCTGCTGCTCGGGTGGGACGTGCGGACCGCCGTGCTCCTCGGCGGCGTCTGCTGGATCAGCTCCTCGGGGGTGATCGCCAAGGTCCTCTCCGACCTGGGCCGCCTGGGCAACCGGGAGACGCCCTCGGTGCTCAACCTCCTCGTGCTCGAGGACCTGGCCATGGCCGTCTACCTCCCCATCGTCGGTGCCCTGCTCACCGGGCGCGACGCGGCGGCCACGATCGTGACCGTCGGCGTCGCCCTGGCCGCGGTGGGGGTCATCCTCCTGGTGTCGATGCGGTGGGGCGACCGCCTCAGCCAGCTGTTGGCCCCGGCGTCGGACGAGTCGCTGCTGCTGTCGGTGTTCGGCCTCACGCTTCTGGTCGGGGGTGTGGCCCAGCGCCTCGAGGTCTCCGCCGCCATCGGCGCGTTCCTCGTGGGCCTGGCCGTGTCGGACCCGGTGCGCGATCGGGCCGAGGTGGTCATCGCCCCGCTGCGCGACCTCTTCGCCGCCCTGTTCTTCCTGTTCTTCTCCTTCCAGGTCGACCTGGGCGACCTGTGGGGCTCGCTGCTGCCCGCCCTCGCCCTGCTGGTCGTCACCGGCGCCGGCAAGGTGGTGACCGGCTGGGTCGCGGCCCGGCGCGACGGGGTGGCCGTCCCCGGTCGGGTGCGGGCCGGCACCGTGCTGATCGCCCGGGGCGAGTTCTCCATCGTCATCGCCGCCCTCGGAGCCTCCGCCGCGTTCGGCTCCGAGCTGGCCACCTTGGCCGCGGCCTACGTGCTGCTGACGGCCCTGGCCGGCCCGCTGCTCACCCGCAGCGCCGACGGCATCGCGGCCCGCCTGCGCAACGCAGGGGTCGGGGCGCCGGCCCCGTCGCCCCCGGCACCGGCCGCCGGCGCCGACCCCTGA